One window of the Rufibacter radiotolerans genome contains the following:
- a CDS encoding NifU family protein, protein MTDNTTKPVSVYAEANPNPESMKFVLNSTLLGEGGSVDYPSVEDAAESPFAQELFNFDYVSRVFIASNFVTVTKNSPIQWAQLIPELRTFIKSYVEAGGPIFLGTPTTTTAATASAEVSADLSAEDADISQKVIDLLENYVRPAVEQDGGNITFRSYKDGVVTVNLQGSCSGCPSATVTLKAGIENLLKRMVPEVQEVVAEGVTL, encoded by the coding sequence ATGACTGATAATACCACCAAACCGGTTTCTGTGTATGCAGAGGCCAACCCTAACCCGGAGTCAATGAAGTTTGTCCTGAATTCCACTTTATTAGGGGAAGGCGGCAGCGTTGATTACCCTAGCGTAGAGGACGCGGCAGAATCACCGTTCGCGCAGGAGCTTTTCAACTTTGACTACGTGTCACGGGTGTTCATTGCGAGCAACTTTGTTACGGTCACCAAAAATTCGCCTATCCAGTGGGCGCAGCTTATCCCAGAGCTAAGAACCTTCATTAAGTCTTACGTAGAGGCAGGCGGACCTATTTTCCTGGGTACCCCAACCACTACCACTGCGGCCACGGCCTCAGCTGAAGTGTCTGCTGACCTGTCTGCCGAAGACGCCGATATCTCCCAGAAAGTGATTGACCTGTTAGAGAACTACGTGCGCCCGGCCGTGGAGCAGGACGGTGGAAACATCACCTTCCGTTCTTACAAAGACGGCGTGGTGACCGTAAACCTGCAAGGTTCTTGCAGCGGTTGCCCCTCTGCCACTGTTACTCTCAAAGCCGGTATTGAGAACCTGCTCAAGCGTATGGTACCTGAGGTACAGGAAGTAGTAGCCGAAGGCGTAACGCTCTAA
- a CDS encoding BatD family protein: MKNALFLLLWLFCWAPLCAAQELTVEYGAASVPIDQYFTISLKAPATKPTKVDGFPEIEGMQKSTQKSSTTTYTRGKVVSVVYTLTQQYAPLKEGDFAIKPFTLTVDGKAVAVPGFKGKVGPVVPATATPVDSLLAAAAPIGAPEFMEVKENAFLTLHVPKQTAYVGEAVPVSLWFYVADTDLGLLDFYQFETQIVSIIRSLKQRSALEETVPQEEILPEKVKVGDKDFTRYKLYEAILFPITPQDLSFPAVNLRMIKYKIAKNPSLLIQNRQPEFKTYATQIKAVNVKALPPHPLRDQVPVGVFRLEEQVSRNTISLNQNLVYHLRIGGEGNIKTLPLPQNIAVSSKLEIYPPEIRLQENIRQGRILGDKTFRYFIVGRQAGEFPLRELFQWVYFNPVTARYDTLRPSITVRVRGQEDQNSFIRAQDVGDFYNIADTESNQLISLTQLKEVRLYTNIVLAVMLGVSLFIFILKRK, from the coding sequence ATGAAAAACGCGCTCTTCCTTCTTTTATGGCTTTTCTGTTGGGCCCCCCTCTGCGCCGCCCAGGAACTGACCGTGGAGTATGGCGCGGCCAGCGTTCCCATTGACCAATATTTTACTATTTCCTTAAAAGCCCCGGCTACCAAGCCCACCAAGGTAGACGGGTTCCCCGAGATTGAAGGGATGCAGAAGAGCACCCAGAAGTCCTCTACCACCACCTACACCCGGGGCAAGGTGGTATCTGTGGTGTACACGCTTACCCAGCAGTACGCCCCTTTAAAGGAAGGCGACTTTGCCATAAAGCCCTTTACCCTTACCGTAGACGGGAAAGCCGTGGCTGTGCCGGGCTTCAAAGGGAAGGTAGGACCAGTAGTCCCGGCCACGGCTACCCCCGTAGATAGTTTACTGGCCGCTGCTGCCCCCATTGGCGCCCCCGAGTTTATGGAGGTAAAGGAAAATGCCTTCCTCACGCTGCATGTGCCCAAGCAGACCGCGTATGTAGGGGAGGCCGTGCCGGTGTCACTCTGGTTTTATGTGGCAGACACAGACCTGGGCCTGCTGGATTTTTACCAGTTTGAGACCCAGATTGTAAGCATCATCCGCAGTCTCAAGCAGCGTAGCGCCCTGGAAGAGACTGTACCCCAGGAGGAAATCCTGCCCGAGAAAGTGAAAGTGGGCGACAAAGACTTCACCCGCTACAAACTCTATGAAGCCATCCTGTTCCCCATCACGCCCCAGGACCTGAGCTTCCCGGCGGTGAACCTGCGCATGATCAAGTACAAGATCGCTAAGAACCCTTCCTTGCTCATTCAGAACCGCCAGCCGGAATTCAAGACCTATGCCACCCAGATTAAAGCCGTGAACGTGAAGGCCCTGCCGCCGCACCCCCTGCGGGACCAGGTACCGGTGGGGGTGTTCCGGTTAGAGGAGCAGGTCTCCCGCAACACCATCTCTTTAAACCAGAACCTGGTGTACCACCTACGCATTGGGGGCGAAGGCAACATCAAAACCTTACCGCTGCCCCAGAACATTGCCGTCTCTAGCAAGCTGGAGATTTACCCACCTGAGATCAGGCTGCAGGAAAACATCAGGCAGGGGAGGATCCTGGGCGACAAGACCTTCCGCTACTTTATAGTGGGCCGACAGGCCGGCGAGTTTCCGTTGCGCGAGTTGTTCCAGTGGGTGTATTTTAACCCGGTTACCGCCCGCTATGACACCTTAAGGCCCAGCATTACGGTGCGGGTAAGGGGCCAGGAAGATCAAAATAGTTTTATAAGGGCCCAAGATGTGGGTGATTTTTACAATATTGCTGACACAGAGAGCAATCAGTTGATTAGTCTGACCCAATTGAAGGAGGTGCGCCTGTACACGAATATCGTGTTGGCCGTGATGTTGGGGGTTAGTTTGTTTATCTTCATACTAAAGAGGAAATGA
- a CDS encoding ferritin-like domain-containing protein, with protein MAKNTTPVPEKDTLQELNNPLNRRSFLRYTGAGVAVSALLLAGCDDDDDSMPNTSGSVNLGTGDVGILNYAYALEQLEAAFYTQVVAHTAFSTTFPSALERSILTDIRNHEVAHREFFKAAIPAASRIQDLTPNFSAVNFSDRASVLATAKTFEDLGVAAYNGAGKLFTDTGNGLTYLTLAGKIVSVEARHAAEIRDLISNGDFAKGDSGIIAGRMIVDSNGLDVALMPSEVLQRAQPFIKETIVATGLPTQ; from the coding sequence ATGGCAAAAAACACCACCCCAGTTCCTGAGAAAGATACCCTCCAGGAATTGAACAATCCTTTGAACCGACGTTCCTTTCTGCGCTATACCGGTGCCGGCGTAGCTGTTTCTGCTTTGCTGCTGGCAGGTTGCGATGACGACGATGACAGCATGCCTAACACTTCTGGCAGCGTAAACCTGGGTACCGGCGACGTGGGAATCCTGAACTACGCTTACGCTCTGGAGCAACTGGAAGCCGCCTTCTACACCCAGGTGGTGGCCCATACCGCTTTCTCTACCACGTTCCCTAGCGCCCTGGAGCGCTCTATCCTGACAGACATCCGTAACCATGAGGTAGCGCACCGCGAGTTCTTCAAGGCCGCCATTCCGGCTGCTTCCAGAATTCAGGACCTTACCCCTAACTTCTCTGCCGTTAATTTCTCAGACCGCGCCTCTGTACTGGCTACCGCCAAAACGTTTGAAGACCTGGGCGTAGCCGCCTACAACGGAGCCGGGAAACTTTTCACCGATACCGGTAACGGATTGACCTACCTGACCCTGGCCGGTAAGATTGTGTCTGTGGAAGCCCGCCACGCCGCCGAGATCAGAGACCTGATCAGCAACGGAGATTTCGCCAAAGGTGACTCCGGCATTATTGCTGGCAGAATGATCGTGGATTCTAACGGACTGGATGTAGCCTTAATGCCTTCTGAGGTATTGCAGCGCGCACAGCCGTTCATCAAAGAAACCATTGTAGCTACCGGTTTACCAACACAATAA
- the secDF gene encoding protein translocase subunit SecDF: MRNKGFILFLTVIVSALCLYYLSFSLVSRGVEKDAAQFATDANGNVDHYKKQSYLDSVWKAPVFNFLGAEYTYQQVKESELGLGLDLKGGMHVTLEISPVEIIRAMAGNRKDPAFEQAIARAQKLQVNSQENFVDLFYRSFRELQPNTKLATIFANSTTRSLSYNSSDKEVLAEINREVNDAVARSFNILRTRIDKFGVNQPNIQHLKGTNRIQIELPGVDNPERVRKLLQGTANLEFWEVWNIEEYGPYFTQMNDYLVKQEAANKLKGTSSASLASAADTSASSLTSAAGKDTSALAAQLSKPADSAAAKKDSINPNQSSLLARLFTTLPGGLGTNVRDTARVNALFNTPEIKAIFPQNLKFLWGVKPIVSNDGSEFLELYAIKRGRDGKAPLTGEYISDARQDYDQSGRPEITMGMNAAGSKKWQRLTGDNIGRQVAIVLDNYVYSAPTVQSEISGGNSSISGSFSIEEAQDLANILKAGKMPAPTRIVEEAIVGPSLGQEAINQGLLSSLAGMVLVVLFMFAYYSKGGLIANIALFFNIFFIIGVLAQFGTALTLPGIAGMILTMGMSVDANVLIFERIKEEMALGLNVKEAIKKGYDKAFSSIFDSNVTTLLAGIILYFFGSGPVKGFAITLMIGIATSFFTAVYISRLLIEWMTSGKNANNLSLETSVSKNWFKNIKFDILGNRKKAYIFSSIFILVGIAAVFIKGELPLGVDFRGGRSYVVDFKNAVPASDVRSALDDEFKGAGTEVKTYGASNRLKVTTSYLAQEESAEADENVKNALVQGLQQYQGENPTIISSAKVGATMADDIQKTAVVAVLLAFAGIFIYLAFRFSRWQYSLGGVIALIHDVLIVFSAFTIANLFGLSFEMDQVFIASILTIIGYSINDTVVVFDRIREYTNENPRAKFRDIVNPALNSTFGRTIITNLTVLLVVIVLFIFGGETLRGFSFAMLIGSLTGTYSTLFIASPIVVDTTKIDREKLVAVKPVVASK; encoded by the coding sequence ATGCGTAACAAAGGATTTATTCTGTTCCTGACGGTGATCGTATCGGCGCTATGCCTGTACTATCTCTCGTTCTCCCTGGTCTCCAGAGGCGTTGAAAAAGACGCTGCCCAGTTTGCCACTGATGCTAATGGCAATGTAGACCACTACAAAAAACAAAGCTACCTGGACTCTGTCTGGAAAGCCCCTGTGTTCAACTTCCTTGGTGCTGAGTACACCTACCAGCAGGTAAAGGAAAGCGAACTGGGCCTTGGCCTTGACTTAAAAGGCGGTATGCACGTAACGCTGGAGATTTCTCCGGTAGAGATCATCAGAGCCATGGCGGGCAACCGCAAAGACCCGGCGTTTGAGCAGGCTATTGCCAGAGCGCAGAAACTGCAGGTTAACAGCCAGGAGAACTTTGTAGACCTGTTCTATCGCTCTTTCCGGGAGTTGCAGCCTAACACTAAACTGGCTACCATCTTCGCCAACAGCACCACCCGTAGCCTGAGCTACAACTCCTCAGACAAAGAGGTTCTGGCAGAGATCAACCGTGAGGTGAATGACGCCGTGGCTCGTTCCTTCAACATCCTGCGTACCCGTATTGATAAATTCGGGGTGAACCAGCCCAACATCCAGCATCTGAAAGGCACTAACCGCATCCAGATAGAGTTGCCAGGTGTAGACAACCCAGAGCGGGTTCGTAAATTATTGCAGGGAACTGCCAACCTGGAGTTCTGGGAAGTATGGAACATTGAAGAATATGGTCCTTATTTCACGCAGATGAATGACTACCTGGTAAAACAGGAAGCCGCCAACAAACTGAAAGGCACTTCTTCTGCCTCCCTGGCCTCTGCCGCTGACACTTCTGCCAGTTCCTTAACTTCTGCCGCCGGCAAAGACACTTCGGCCCTGGCCGCCCAGTTAAGCAAGCCCGCCGATAGCGCCGCTGCCAAGAAAGACTCCATCAACCCTAACCAAAGCTCACTGCTGGCCCGTCTGTTCACTACCCTTCCGGGTGGTTTAGGCACCAACGTACGTGACACGGCCAGAGTGAACGCCCTGTTCAACACTCCTGAGATCAAAGCCATCTTCCCGCAGAACCTTAAGTTCCTTTGGGGCGTGAAGCCAATTGTCTCTAATGACGGTTCTGAGTTCCTGGAACTGTATGCTATCAAAAGAGGCCGTGACGGCAAAGCGCCTTTGACCGGTGAGTACATCTCTGATGCCCGCCAGGATTATGACCAGTCTGGCCGTCCTGAGATCACCATGGGCATGAACGCCGCCGGTTCTAAGAAATGGCAGCGCCTGACCGGTGACAACATTGGTCGCCAAGTGGCTATCGTTCTGGATAACTATGTATACTCTGCCCCTACGGTACAGAGCGAAATCAGCGGAGGAAACTCTTCTATCTCTGGTTCTTTCTCTATTGAAGAAGCCCAGGATTTGGCAAACATCTTGAAGGCCGGTAAAATGCCTGCCCCTACCCGTATTGTGGAAGAGGCCATTGTAGGTCCGTCTTTGGGTCAGGAAGCCATCAACCAAGGCTTGCTTTCTTCTCTTGCCGGTATGGTGCTGGTAGTATTGTTCATGTTTGCCTATTACAGCAAAGGTGGCCTTATTGCTAACATTGCCCTGTTCTTCAACATCTTCTTCATCATTGGGGTATTAGCCCAATTTGGAACGGCCCTTACCTTACCAGGTATTGCCGGTATGATTTTAACCATGGGTATGTCTGTGGATGCGAACGTACTGATCTTTGAGCGTATCAAAGAGGAAATGGCCCTTGGCTTAAACGTGAAGGAAGCCATTAAGAAAGGATATGACAAAGCGTTCAGCTCCATTTTTGACTCCAACGTGACTACCTTATTGGCGGGTATCATCCTGTACTTCTTCGGGTCTGGTCCGGTGAAAGGGTTTGCCATTACCTTGATGATTGGTATTGCTACCTCTTTCTTTACAGCGGTTTATATCTCCCGTTTACTGATTGAGTGGATGACTTCCGGTAAAAATGCCAACAATCTGTCTCTGGAAACTAGCGTATCTAAAAACTGGTTTAAGAACATCAAGTTTGACATTCTGGGCAACCGTAAGAAAGCCTACATCTTCTCCTCTATCTTTATTCTGGTAGGTATTGCGGCGGTGTTCATTAAAGGCGAATTGCCGTTGGGCGTAGACTTTAGAGGTGGCCGTTCTTATGTGGTTGACTTCAAAAACGCCGTTCCTGCTTCTGATGTACGTTCTGCCCTGGATGATGAGTTCAAAGGCGCTGGTACAGAGGTGAAAACCTACGGTGCTTCTAACCGCCTGAAGGTAACCACCAGTTACCTGGCCCAGGAAGAGTCTGCCGAAGCCGATGAAAACGTGAAAAACGCGTTGGTACAGGGCTTGCAGCAATACCAGGGAGAGAACCCTACCATTATTAGCTCCGCTAAGGTGGGTGCTACCATGGCAGATGACATTCAGAAGACAGCTGTTGTGGCGGTATTACTGGCCTTTGCCGGTATCTTCATCTACCTGGCATTCCGTTTCAGCCGCTGGCAGTACAGCTTGGGCGGGGTAATAGCCTTGATCCACGACGTTTTGATCGTGTTCTCGGCCTTCACTATTGCTAACCTGTTCGGGCTTTCTTTTGAGATGGACCAGGTATTCATCGCTTCTATTCTTACCATTATTGGTTACTCTATCAATGACACCGTGGTAGTATTTGACCGTATCAGGGAATACACCAATGAGAACCCACGCGCTAAGTTCCGTGACATTGTGAACCCTGCGTTGAACAGCACCTTCGGGCGTACCATCATCACCAACTTAACGGTATTACTGGTAGTGATTGTGCTCTTCATCTTTGGTGGTGAGACCCTTAGAGGCTTCTCCTTCGCGATGTTGATTGGTTCTTTGACCGGTACCTACTCTACCCTGTTTATTGCCTCGCCAATTGTAGTGGACACCACTAAAATTGACAGAGAGAAACTGGTGGCGGTAAAACCGGTAGTGGCTTCTAAATAA
- the aroC gene encoding chorismate synthase: MSNTYGSIFRITTFGESHGTAVGVIVDGCPAGLPITIEELQAGLDRRRPGQSKITTPRDEKDQVQILSGIFQGYTQGTPIALAVYNKDQASHDYSHIENAFRPSHADYTYTAKYGTRDHRGGGRSSARETLARVAAGVLAQKFLAQKGIQITSYVSQVGSIHAPADYSQLDLSQVDSNIVRCPHPETAQAMIKLIEETRDKLDTIGGVVSCVIKGVPAGLGEPVFDKLHAELGKAMLSINAVKGFEYGSGFEGVSMYGSEHNDVFYTDEEGHVKTRTNHSGGIQGGISNGQDIYFKVAFKPVATILQAQTTIDKTGEEIVLQGKGRHDPCVLPRAVPIVDAMAALVLADFVLRQRANKID; encoded by the coding sequence ATGAGTAACACGTACGGGTCCATTTTCCGGATCACAACTTTTGGGGAGTCACATGGTACGGCCGTTGGCGTCATTGTAGACGGTTGCCCCGCGGGCCTGCCTATCACCATAGAAGAACTGCAGGCCGGCCTGGACCGCCGCCGGCCGGGCCAGTCAAAGATCACCACGCCCCGTGACGAGAAAGACCAGGTGCAGATTCTGTCGGGAATTTTCCAGGGTTATACCCAGGGCACGCCCATCGCGCTGGCCGTCTATAACAAAGATCAGGCAAGCCATGACTACTCCCACATTGAGAACGCTTTCCGGCCTTCGCACGCAGACTACACCTACACCGCCAAGTACGGCACCCGTGACCACCGCGGCGGCGGCCGAAGCTCGGCCCGTGAAACCCTGGCGCGCGTGGCGGCCGGAGTGCTGGCCCAGAAGTTCCTGGCCCAGAAAGGCATCCAGATCACCTCTTATGTCTCACAGGTAGGCTCCATTCATGCCCCCGCAGACTACTCGCAGCTGGACCTGAGCCAGGTAGACAGCAACATTGTGCGGTGCCCTCACCCAGAGACGGCCCAGGCCATGATCAAACTTATAGAAGAAACCCGCGATAAACTAGACACTATTGGCGGCGTGGTTTCCTGCGTGATCAAAGGCGTACCCGCCGGGCTGGGCGAACCGGTGTTTGACAAACTGCACGCCGAGTTGGGCAAAGCCATGCTGAGCATTAACGCTGTGAAAGGCTTTGAGTACGGCAGCGGTTTTGAAGGCGTAAGCATGTACGGCTCTGAGCACAATGACGTCTTTTACACCGATGAGGAAGGCCACGTGAAAACCCGCACCAACCACTCCGGGGGTATCCAGGGCGGCATCTCCAATGGCCAGGACATCTACTTTAAAGTGGCGTTCAAACCAGTGGCCACTATCTTGCAGGCCCAGACCACCATTGACAAGACTGGCGAGGAGATTGTGCTGCAAGGCAAAGGCCGTCATGACCCTTGCGTCCTGCCCCGCGCCGTGCCTATTGTAGACGCCATGGCCGCCCTGGTACTGGCAGATTTCGTGCTGCGCCAACGCGCCAATAAGATTGATTGA
- a CDS encoding APC family permease, giving the protein MSTTKELNRSLGLRLVVVVVIGNIIGSGVYKKVAPMAAELHSPGWVLICWALGGLITLFGALSNAEVAGLLADTGGEYAYYKRIYNRFFAFIYGWSLFTVIQTAGISSLAYVFAQSLHSIGPIPEVLPSLAQVSLGGVFFPFADLNVKLTAILLIVILTWINTRGLIAGTGLSTGILVLVFAGIFLIIFLGLSSPEADWSRSFDLKTTSNTAVTFSGVFAAMLSAFWAYQGWAAIGFVGGEIKDPHRNIPRGITIGVLTVILIYLLVNATYLAVLPIPALEEVYTAGNKIAAIEAVKSFWQTGGLFISVLILVTTLGCTNATILASCRTYFAMAREGLFFRKASSLNEAQVPANSLVFQCVWACILVLSGTFDQLTDMIIFAVFIYYGATTLGVFILRRKMPDAPRPYKVWGYPVVPAIMVLFCIALFFNTIIVRPREAGIGMILMLTGIPMYWWFMRNATKQNPSAE; this is encoded by the coding sequence ATGAGTACAACAAAAGAATTGAATAGGTCACTGGGCCTACGGCTGGTAGTGGTGGTGGTGATTGGTAACATCATAGGCTCTGGGGTATATAAGAAGGTGGCCCCCATGGCTGCCGAGCTGCACTCCCCCGGTTGGGTCTTGATCTGCTGGGCCCTGGGCGGTCTCATTACCTTGTTTGGGGCCTTGAGCAATGCAGAGGTAGCCGGCCTGCTGGCAGACACCGGAGGTGAGTATGCCTATTACAAACGCATCTACAACCGCTTCTTCGCCTTTATTTATGGATGGTCTTTGTTTACCGTCATCCAGACGGCAGGCATCTCGTCCTTGGCCTACGTGTTTGCGCAGTCACTGCACAGCATTGGGCCCATTCCAGAGGTGTTGCCCTCTTTGGCGCAGGTGAGCCTGGGCGGCGTGTTCTTTCCCTTCGCTGACCTCAATGTGAAACTCACTGCCATTTTGCTTATTGTGATCTTGACCTGGATCAACACCAGAGGCTTGATAGCCGGCACGGGCCTGAGCACGGGTATTCTGGTACTGGTGTTTGCCGGTATCTTCCTGATCATTTTCCTGGGCCTAAGCAGCCCGGAAGCAGATTGGAGCAGAAGCTTTGACCTGAAGACCACTTCCAATACCGCCGTCACTTTCAGTGGCGTCTTTGCCGCCATGCTGTCAGCGTTCTGGGCCTACCAGGGCTGGGCGGCCATTGGGTTTGTGGGCGGTGAGATCAAAGACCCGCACCGTAACATCCCGCGCGGCATCACCATTGGGGTATTGACCGTGATCCTAATTTACCTGCTGGTGAACGCCACCTATCTGGCGGTGCTTCCTATTCCGGCCTTAGAAGAGGTGTACACGGCCGGCAATAAGATAGCCGCCATTGAAGCCGTGAAAAGTTTCTGGCAAACCGGAGGATTGTTTATTTCCGTCCTCATCCTGGTGACCACCCTGGGGTGTACCAACGCCACTATTCTGGCAAGCTGCCGCACGTATTTCGCCATGGCGCGCGAAGGGCTGTTCTTCCGGAAGGCTTCCAGCCTGAATGAGGCGCAGGTGCCGGCAAACTCCTTGGTCTTCCAGTGTGTGTGGGCCTGTATTCTGGTGCTGTCCGGTACCTTTGACCAACTCACAGACATGATCATCTTCGCGGTCTTTATTTATTATGGGGCTACTACGCTAGGGGTGTTCATCCTGAGAAGGAAAATGCCAGACGCACCTCGTCCGTACAAAGTATGGGGCTATCCGGTGGTACCGGCCATTATGGTACTGTTCTGCATTGCCTTGTTCTTCAATACCATTATTGTACGGCCCCGTGAAGCCGGCATAGGCATGATCCTGATGCTGACCGGAATTCCTATGTACTGGTGGTTCATGCGGAACGCTACCAAACAGAACCCTTCAGCCGAGTAA
- a CDS encoding sodium:proton antiporter: MLNATVLLAASLPNVPGFLIAPFVLLIGLIATGPIFFPHFWHKYYKTIAVGLGLLVLAYYLLVLHDTHMPIETLAEYASFAILLSSLYIAAGGIYVNANANATPIMNVAILLFGAVIANVIGTTGASLLLIRPFIRLNNHRIKPYQIVFFIFIVSNAGGMLTPLGDPPLFIGFLKGVPFFWTLQHLFTPWAIAVGALCVIFFVLDRRNKPSFTPSPSVKARNEATTEFYLKGKRNLVWLAVIIGATFLNPASYEWLPYIPLEGGVKISFVREIIQLTAAFMCFRFASRTALNGNHFSFDPILEVVFLFFGIFFTMMPALQLSAELASSPAFAAQLTPSVFYWVTGSLSGVLDNAPTYANFLSLGMAKYHLNYANPAQVHDFAVGLAQSPETRLILEAISTGAVLFGAMTYIGNGPNFMVKSIAEQAGVKMPPFFQYVFKYSLIYLLPVLALIWIIEIL; this comes from the coding sequence ATGCTCAACGCCACTGTTTTACTGGCTGCCTCTTTACCCAACGTGCCTGGTTTTCTCATTGCCCCCTTTGTTCTTTTGATTGGTCTTATTGCCACGGGCCCCATTTTTTTCCCGCATTTCTGGCATAAATATTATAAAACCATTGCGGTAGGCTTAGGCTTGCTGGTGCTGGCCTATTACCTGCTGGTGCTGCATGACACCCACATGCCCATTGAGACCTTAGCCGAGTATGCCTCCTTCGCTATTCTGCTCAGCTCCCTGTACATTGCCGCCGGCGGTATTTATGTGAACGCCAACGCCAATGCTACCCCGATCATGAATGTGGCCATTCTGCTTTTTGGCGCCGTCATTGCCAACGTGATAGGGACCACCGGAGCCTCGCTCCTGCTCATCAGGCCGTTCATCCGGTTGAACAACCACCGCATAAAGCCTTACCAGATCGTGTTCTTCATCTTTATTGTAAGTAACGCCGGCGGTATGCTCACGCCCCTGGGCGACCCACCGCTGTTCATTGGTTTCCTGAAGGGTGTACCGTTTTTCTGGACTCTCCAGCACCTGTTCACCCCCTGGGCGATTGCCGTAGGAGCCCTTTGCGTCATCTTCTTTGTGCTGGATCGGCGCAACAAACCCAGCTTTACCCCCAGCCCCAGCGTAAAAGCCAGAAACGAGGCCACCACTGAGTTCTACCTCAAAGGCAAGCGTAACCTGGTTTGGCTGGCGGTGATCATTGGCGCGACGTTCCTGAACCCGGCTTCTTATGAGTGGCTCCCCTATATTCCGCTGGAAGGCGGCGTCAAGATTTCTTTTGTGCGGGAGATCATCCAGCTCACAGCCGCTTTTATGTGCTTCAGGTTTGCCAGCCGAACCGCTTTAAACGGTAACCATTTCTCGTTTGACCCCATCCTGGAGGTGGTGTTCCTGTTCTTCGGGATTTTCTTTACCATGATGCCGGCGCTCCAGCTGTCCGCGGAACTGGCTTCTTCCCCAGCTTTTGCCGCCCAACTGACGCCTTCGGTTTTCTATTGGGTAACGGGTTCTCTCTCTGGGGTGCTGGACAATGCCCCTACTTATGCCAACTTCCTGTCATTGGGCATGGCCAAGTACCACCTCAACTACGCCAACCCTGCCCAGGTGCATGATTTCGCCGTGGGTCTGGCCCAGTCTCCGGAAACGCGTCTAATCTTAGAGGCTATCTCTACCGGCGCGGTGCTGTTTGGCGCCATGACCTACATTGGCAATGGCCCTAACTTCATGGTCAAGTCTATTGCCGAGCAGGCGGGCGTGAAGATGCCTCCCTTCTTCCAGTACGTCTTCAAATATTCGCTTATTTACCTGTTGCCGGTTTTGGCCTTGATCTGGATCATAGAGATTCTGTAA
- a CDS encoding YitT family protein, translating to MLGILSAGMGLKGFLLSSHFIDGGVTGISMLLTHIFGIPLSLLIVILNLPFIFMGYRYVGHVFAIKSSLAIIGLSLVLLFVSFPDVTPDKMLTAIFGGVFIGLGIGLAMRGGAVLDGTEIAAVLVSKNYPLLKVSDVILILNIFIFCLATVFLGVEVALYSILTYFAASKMIDFLLHGIEQYTGVTIVSAQSEEIRLAITEKLGRGVTIYQGKRGFGKRGDNNLAIDIIFTVVTRLEIPALRKEIKAIDPKAFLIQQSIDDTDGGMVKRRPLH from the coding sequence TTGCTTGGGATACTGTCGGCGGGGATGGGCCTGAAGGGATTCCTGCTTTCCAGCCACTTCATTGACGGCGGCGTAACGGGTATTTCCATGTTGCTGACCCATATCTTCGGGATACCGCTTTCCCTGTTGATCGTGATCCTGAACCTGCCGTTCATTTTCATGGGGTACCGGTACGTGGGCCACGTGTTCGCCATTAAAAGCTCGCTGGCCATTATAGGTCTTTCCCTGGTGTTGCTCTTTGTCTCCTTCCCAGACGTCACCCCAGACAAAATGCTCACGGCCATTTTTGGCGGGGTGTTCATTGGCCTGGGCATAGGGCTGGCCATGCGGGGCGGGGCCGTGCTGGATGGCACCGAGATTGCCGCCGTACTCGTGAGTAAGAACTATCCCCTGCTCAAAGTAAGTGACGTGATCCTTATCCTTAACATCTTCATCTTCTGCCTGGCCACCGTGTTCCTGGGCGTAGAGGTAGCCCTTTACTCTATCCTCACGTACTTTGCGGCCTCTAAAATGATTGACTTTCTGTTGCACGGTATTGAGCAGTACACCGGCGTGACCATTGTCTCTGCCCAAAGCGAGGAGATACGCCTAGCCATTACTGAGAAACTGGGCCGCGGCGTGACCATTTACCAGGGCAAAAGAGGCTTTGGCAAACGCGGCGATAACAACCTGGCCATTGACATTATCTTCACCGTGGTCACCCGTCTGGAGATACCTGCCCTCCGGAAAGAGATAAAAGCCATTGACCCCAAAGCCTTCTTAATTCAGCAGAGCATTGATGACACAGATGGCGGCATGGTCAAAAGAAGACCCCTGCATTAG